The following proteins come from a genomic window of Gallaecimonas xiamenensis 3-C-1:
- a CDS encoding acyl-CoA dehydrogenase family protein has product MFDTHQVFNQTPPLVDVDGLALDKALQEGLAREGAAWARDDLSRYSRQLTRPEVIALGFTANGQPPVFQSHSPQGARLDLVDYHPSYHQLMTMAFEEGLHASPWSDPRPGVHVARAAKYYLHCQVEAGHGCPVTMTFAAAPVLKRRLPDWYQKLMAHHYDPSNRPAEQKAALTLGMGMTEKQGGSDVRANSTRALALGDGSYELVGHKWFLSAPMSDGFLMLAQTDAGLSCFLVPRWWQGEKNPVEIQRLKNKLGNRSNASSEVELKGARAWLLGEEGKGVQTIIEMVALTRFDCMLGSSGGQRQAVLQAVHHAQHRQAFGKRLIDQPLMAAVLADLQLEVEGSLAMSLRMARALDNGTDPHEQALLRLGTAVGKFWICKRTPQHAMEAMECLGGNGVMEDFISARLYREAPINAIWEGSGNIQALDVLRALQKDPAALGAWQRELEGTLSQYPLLALAWRQIQHLLATASLKQARRITELLALTLQGALLAKGAPNDVADAFIRSRLGEGGHSFGTLPPGTAPETLLARAYWQP; this is encoded by the coding sequence ATGTTCGACACCCATCAGGTCTTCAACCAAACCCCGCCCCTGGTTGATGTGGATGGCCTGGCCCTGGACAAGGCCCTGCAAGAAGGGCTGGCCCGTGAAGGGGCGGCTTGGGCCAGGGATGACCTCAGCCGTTATAGCCGCCAATTGACCCGGCCCGAGGTCATTGCCCTGGGCTTTACCGCCAATGGTCAACCGCCGGTATTCCAGAGCCACAGCCCCCAAGGGGCGCGCCTTGACCTGGTGGACTACCACCCCAGCTACCACCAGCTGATGACCATGGCCTTCGAGGAAGGCCTGCACGCCTCCCCTTGGAGCGACCCCAGGCCTGGTGTTCATGTGGCCAGGGCCGCCAAATACTACCTGCATTGCCAGGTGGAGGCCGGCCACGGCTGCCCTGTGACCATGACCTTTGCCGCCGCCCCAGTGCTGAAAAGGCGCCTGCCGGACTGGTATCAAAAACTCATGGCCCATCACTATGACCCCAGCAACAGGCCGGCAGAGCAGAAGGCGGCCCTGACCCTGGGCATGGGCATGACCGAAAAACAGGGGGGCTCGGACGTACGGGCCAACAGCACCCGGGCCCTGGCCCTGGGGGACGGCAGCTATGAGCTGGTGGGGCATAAGTGGTTCCTGTCGGCCCCCATGTCGGACGGCTTCTTGATGCTGGCCCAGACCGACGCCGGCTTGTCTTGTTTTTTGGTGCCCCGCTGGTGGCAGGGTGAGAAGAACCCGGTGGAGATCCAGCGCCTCAAGAACAAACTGGGCAACCGCTCCAATGCGTCCAGCGAAGTGGAGCTCAAAGGCGCCCGCGCCTGGTTGCTGGGGGAGGAGGGCAAAGGGGTGCAGACCATCATCGAAATGGTCGCTCTGACCCGCTTTGACTGCATGCTGGGCTCCAGCGGTGGCCAGCGCCAGGCGGTGTTGCAGGCGGTGCACCATGCCCAGCATCGCCAGGCCTTCGGCAAGCGGTTGATAGACCAGCCGCTGATGGCCGCCGTGCTGGCCGATCTGCAGCTGGAAGTGGAAGGAAGCCTGGCCATGAGCCTGCGTATGGCAAGAGCCCTGGACAATGGCACCGACCCCCACGAACAGGCCCTGCTGCGCCTGGGCACGGCGGTGGGGAAATTCTGGATCTGCAAGCGCACCCCCCAGCACGCCATGGAGGCCATGGAATGTTTGGGGGGCAACGGCGTGATGGAAGACTTCATCAGCGCCCGGCTGTACCGCGAAGCCCCCATCAACGCCATCTGGGAAGGCTCCGGCAATATCCAGGCCCTGGATGTACTCAGAGCCCTGCAAAAGGACCCGGCGGCCCTTGGCGCCTGGCAGCGGGAGTTGGAAGGCACCCTGTCCCAGTACCCCTTGCTGGCCCTGGCCTGGCGGCAAATTCAGCATCTGCTGGCAACGGCGTCCCTGAAGCAGGCCAGGCGTATCACCGAACTGCTGGCCCTGACCCTGCAAGGGGCGCTGCTGGCCAAAGGGGCCCCCAATGATGTCGCCGATGCCTTTATCCGCAGCCGCCTGGGGGAAGGGGGCCACAGCTTTGGGACCCTGCCCCCCGGCACGGCGCCTGAAACCCTGCTGGCCAGGGCCTACTGGCAGCCATGA
- a CDS encoding dienelactone hydrolase family protein, whose product MAVIKVVPVGYQLDGQQYEGQLVFQEGSQPSRALLMAPNFLGVSQGAIDQAEALVDDRSVILVLDPYGKDRSISGPDQAYATMVEVKSDHGRWRRLMVAAYEALLAEAQTFGIAKDNVAAFGFCFGGACVLELARLGIPLKAVVTFHGILDTPDPASSQNRCGPILICNGADDPLVPAESIKAFADEMNAIGADWQLVNFGGTVHSFTDKSANRPGQSQYNPLVTRRAFAMMADLFDEVFA is encoded by the coding sequence ATGGCAGTGATCAAGGTGGTTCCCGTTGGCTATCAGCTCGATGGCCAGCAGTACGAGGGCCAACTGGTGTTTCAAGAAGGCAGCCAGCCCAGCCGGGCGTTGCTGATGGCCCCCAATTTCCTGGGGGTCAGCCAGGGTGCCATTGACCAGGCCGAGGCCCTGGTGGATGACCGCTCGGTGATACTGGTACTGGACCCTTACGGTAAGGATCGCAGTATCAGTGGCCCGGACCAGGCCTATGCCACCATGGTCGAGGTCAAGTCAGACCACGGCCGCTGGCGGCGGCTGATGGTGGCGGCCTATGAGGCCCTGCTGGCCGAGGCGCAAACCTTTGGTATTGCCAAGGACAATGTGGCGGCCTTCGGTTTTTGCTTCGGCGGCGCCTGCGTGTTGGAGCTGGCAAGGCTAGGTATACCCCTCAAAGCGGTGGTGACCTTCCATGGCATCCTCGACACCCCGGACCCGGCCAGCAGCCAGAACCGCTGCGGCCCCATCCTTATCTGCAACGGTGCCGACGATCCCTTGGTGCCAGCCGAGAGTATCAAGGCCTTTGCCGATGAGATGAACGCCATCGGCGCCGACTGGCAACTGGTGAATTTTGGCGGCACTGTCCACTCCTTTACCGACAAGTCCGCCAACCGCCCTGGGCAAAGCCAGTACAACCCCCTGGTGACCCGCAGGGCCTTTGCCATGATGGCCGACCTGTTCGACGAGGTCTTTGCCTAA
- the asnB gene encoding asparagine synthase B: MCSIFGILDLKTDPQELRKTALEMSKRMRHRGPDWSGIYADNNAIIAHERLAIVDMNNGAQPLLNADKNNVLAVNGEIYNHRAIRKQYQDSYQFQTESDCEVILALYQEKGEAFLDELNGIFAFVLYDATNNSYLIGRDHMGIIPLYIGWDQDGNFYVASEMKALTPVCNRVETFPPGHYLSSKDGQIKRYYQRDWQSFEAVEHNQSSVDELRGALDAAVKRQLMSDVPYGVLLSGGLDSSVISALAQRHAERRIEDDDQSQAWWPRLHSFAVGLKGSPDLAAAQVVAKHIGTVHHEVHFTVQEGLDAVRDVIYHLETYDVTTIRASTPMYLMARKIKAMGIKMVLSGEGSDELFGGYLYFHKAPNAREFHEETLRKLDKLYLFDCLRANKAMAAWGVEARVPFLDKEFMDVAMRLNPQDKMCGNGKIEKHIVREAFADMLPESVAWRQKEQFSDGVGYSWIDSLKEVTASEVSDQQLQSAQYRFPVNTPDTKEAYFYRQVFEEHFGNLDSVVRTVPHGKSVACSTPAALAWDASFQNNTDPSGRAAKGVHQSAY; encoded by the coding sequence ATGCGCCATCGCGGACCCGACTGGTCCGGTATCTATGCCGACAATAATGCCATCATCGCCCATGAGCGCCTGGCCATAGTCGACATGAATAATGGTGCCCAACCGCTCTTGAATGCCGATAAGAATAATGTGCTGGCCGTCAATGGTGAGATTTACAACCACAGGGCCATCCGCAAGCAGTATCAGGACAGCTACCAGTTCCAGACCGAGTCGGACTGCGAGGTGATCCTGGCCCTCTACCAGGAGAAGGGCGAAGCCTTCTTGGATGAGCTCAACGGCATCTTTGCCTTCGTGCTCTATGACGCCACCAACAACAGCTACCTCATTGGCCGCGATCATATGGGCATCATCCCCCTTTATATCGGCTGGGACCAAGACGGTAATTTCTATGTGGCCTCCGAGATGAAGGCCCTGACCCCGGTGTGCAACAGGGTGGAAACCTTCCCCCCAGGCCACTACCTGTCGTCCAAGGACGGGCAGATAAAACGCTACTACCAGCGCGACTGGCAGAGCTTTGAGGCGGTCGAGCATAACCAAAGCAGCGTCGATGAGCTGCGCGGCGCCCTGGACGCGGCGGTCAAACGCCAGTTGATGTCGGACGTACCCTACGGGGTGTTGCTGTCCGGCGGCCTGGACTCTTCCGTTATCTCGGCCCTGGCCCAGCGCCATGCCGAGCGACGCATCGAAGACGACGACCAGAGCCAAGCCTGGTGGCCCAGGCTGCACTCCTTTGCCGTCGGCCTCAAAGGCTCGCCGGATCTTGCCGCCGCCCAGGTGGTGGCCAAGCACATCGGCACTGTCCACCACGAGGTGCACTTTACGGTGCAAGAGGGCCTGGATGCGGTGCGCGACGTCATCTACCACCTGGAAACCTATGATGTGACCACCATCCGCGCCTCCACCCCCATGTATCTGATGGCCCGTAAGATAAAGGCCATGGGCATCAAGATGGTGCTGTCGGGGGAAGGGTCGGACGAATTGTTCGGGGGCTACCTTTACTTCCACAAGGCCCCCAACGCCCGGGAATTTCACGAAGAGACCCTGCGCAAACTCGACAAGCTCTACCTGTTCGACTGCCTGCGGGCCAACAAGGCCATGGCCGCCTGGGGCGTGGAAGCACGGGTGCCCTTCCTGGACAAGGAATTCATGGACGTGGCCATGCGCCTCAACCCCCAGGACAAGATGTGCGGCAACGGCAAGATTGAGAAGCATATAGTCCGGGAGGCCTTCGCCGACATGCTGCCCGAGTCGGTGGCCTGGCGTCAGAAGGAGCAGTTCTCCGACGGCGTCGGCTACAGCTGGATAGACAGCCTCAAGGAGGTGACCGCCAGCGAAGTGAGCGACCAGCAGCTGCAGTCCGCCCAGTACCGCTTCCCGGTCAACACCCCGGACACCAAGGAAGCCTATTTTTATCGCCAGGTTTTCGAAGAGCATTTTGGCAACCTGGACTCGGTGGTACGCACCGTGCCCCACGGCAAGTCGGTTGCCTGTTCCACCCCTGCCGCCTTGGCCTGGGACGCCAGTTTCCAGAACAACACCGACCCTTCTGGCCGGGCTGCCAAAGGGGTTCACCAAAGCGCTTATTAA